TCGTGTAGTATATGCCGGTTTGGATAAGAAAGACCTAAAACGTGGCCATTATAGATTCCTTACAGAGCAGGAAGTGATTCGGTTAAAGTTCTTTGTATAAAAATGAAAAGCTCCCAAATGGGGGCTTTTTTTATGCTTGAAGTTGATCAGCTGTTCCAAAAGCAGCAGTAATGAAATGATCGCTTACGCAAATCCTTTCAAAGCTTTCTCTAAATCCCGCTTCGTGATCAGTCCGCCTTTTCTCCAAAGGATTTTTCCCTTTTTAAACAGTATATAGTTTGGGATAGAGCGGATTGCAAACTGCTGTGCAAGCTGTGGATGCTTGTCTACATTGATTTTCAGCAGTTTTATTTTTCCTCCCAATTCATCCAATACCTCAGCAATGATGGGATCCATAGTCTGACAGGGGCCACACCAGTCTGCATAGAAATCTACAAGGACCGCATCCTGACTCTTATTGATGATATCTTTTGGGTTTCGCTTGGGCATGACTCTTCTAGTAATGTTAAAAGTAAATCCGTTAATTGGTAAAATCCCCTGCGGAAACTACGAAACCTTAAACCTTTAACAATTAACCTTCATTCTCTCTGCGCAAACCTCTGTGTAGTTTGCGGTTAAAAAAAACAAAAAAAGCCGCTAACTCGATATCGATTTAGCGGCCCCTTTGTTGTGTTGGTTCATTAATTTCCAGCTGGTGCTGCCGGGGCAGTAGGCATTTCAAGACCTAGCTTAGCCAATACCAATTCAGTGAACTTATCTTCCTCCTTGGTGTAAAGTAAAACTGGTGCTTGACCTGCAGTTTCAGCGAAAATGTG
This genomic window from Algoriphagus sp. TR-M9 contains:
- the trxA gene encoding thioredoxin; amino-acid sequence: MNGFTFNITRRVMPKRNPKDIINKSQDAVLVDFYADWCGPCQTMDPIIAEVLDELGGKIKLLKINVDKHPQLAQQFAIRSIPNYILFKKGKILWRKGGLITKRDLEKALKGFA